A window from Urocitellus parryii isolate mUroPar1 chromosome 1, mUroPar1.hap1, whole genome shotgun sequence encodes these proteins:
- the LOC144249417 gene encoding butyrophilin subfamily 1 member A1-like has product MGPRSPVIAMVGKEAVFSCHLKPAMDAQHMEVTWHKNHQSGLVHDYRNGQEHVEQQQLEYCGRTQFLKGNISQGQVALRIQPIRTSDGGVYSCLFASSTGYNEAQFKLLVTASDLDPHIHVETGPSGSIKLTCTSPGWYSEPEVQWSGPGQLQLEPASEANSEEGDGLLRVESSLSVEESSREHVTCSIRNPVLNEEKKGHVSLAGDLFTRVSPWTVVLAVFDVLVAISLAVIGAILMRTTKAKETLSEELEERSSIEEIDLKEARRYAEDITLDADTAHPSLHVSHGGKHVETLPMKQDVPDKSA; this is encoded by the exons ATGGGACCAAGATCACCAGTCATTGCCATGGTAGGGAAAGAGGCTGTGTTCTCCTGCCACCTCAAGCCAGCCATGGATGCGCAGCACATGGAGGTGACATGGCACAAAAATCATCAGTCGGGCCTGGTGCACGACTATAGGAATGGCCAGGAACACGTGGAGCAGCAGCAACTAGAATATTGCGGGAGGACCCAGTTTCTGAAGGGGAACATCAGCCAAGGGCAGGTGGCCCTGAGGATCCAGCCCATCCGGACTTCAGATGGAGGGGTCTACTCGTGTTTATTTGCAAGCTCCACAGGGTACAATGAAGCACAGTTCAAGCTGTTAGTCACAG CCTCAGACCTGGATCCTCATATTCATGTTGAAACTGGTCCCAGTGGGAGCATCAAGCTGACCTGCACATCCCCTGGGTGGTATTCGGAGCCAGAGGTACAGTGGAGTGGCCCAGGACAACTCCAACTGGAACCTGCCTCAGAGGCAAACTCAGAAGAAGGAGACGGCCTGTTACGTGTGGAGTCCTCTCTCTCAGTAGAGGAAAGTTCCAGAGAACATGTGACTTGTTCCATCAGGAACCCTGTCCTCAATGAGGAGAAGAAGGGCCACGTGTCCCTGGCAG GTGACCTGTTCACCAGGGTCAGCCCCTGGACTGTGGTGCTGGCTGTGTTTGACGTTCTTGTGGCTATCAGCTTGGCGGTCATCGGTGCTATCCTCATGAGGACCACAAAAGCCAAAG AGACTCTCTCTGAAGAACTTG AGGAACGAAGTTCAATAGAAGAGATAG ATCTGAAGGAAGCTCGGAGATATGCAG AGGACATCACACTGGATGCAGACACAGCTCACCCTTCTCTTCATGTGTCACATGGTGGGAAACATGTCGAAACCCTGCCTATGAAGCAAGATGTTCCTGATAAATCTGCTTGA